The genome window CGTCGGCCAGGAGAGGCTCCGCGCACGCTTTGGCGACGCTCTCGGACGGCACGCCCTTCTCGCCGAGCGCGTCTGAGCAAAGGATCGCCAGAGGCCCTTCGGCAAAGAGCGCAAGCGAAATGCCCGGGTCGAGCGCCGGGTAGCCAGCCACGGTCACGTCGGCGCCCGGGCCAAGCTCGCGCACGCTTGCGTCGCGAAGCCGCCGGCCGATCTCGTCGGGAAGCTGCGAGCTTGCCACGCGCCCCGAGATCGCCCACCGCGCAGGCGCCTCCAGGCGAAGGGGCGAGAGCGCGGAGGGCTGCACCTCGATTCGCGCGGCGCCGCCGCCCCGAGGGTAGTAGCCGCGGCGCCGCAGGAGCGCCCGCGCGCGAAGGCCGTGGCGCACGAGCAGCGTCACGTGCGCGCGGGAGAACGCATCCCAGGTGGGAGCAAAGCGCGCGTCGGTGCCGCCCGTGAGGTGAACGTCCCAGAACGCGCCGGAGAGCGCAAGCGCCGGAAGGAGCGCCTGCGCGGCAAGCGTGAGGGAGCCGGCCGTGGGGATCGTGACCGCAAGCTCGCCGCCCACGGGCCG of Candidatus Thermoplasmatota archaeon contains these proteins:
- the rtcA gene encoding RNA 3'-terminal phosphate cyclase, with protein sequence MIDLDGNEGGGQILRSALALSAVTGTPFRVDGIRARRPNPGLAAQHLAVVRAFSRAFSAEVEGDELGSQRLSFRPGRPVGGELAVTIPTAGSLTLAAQALLPALALSGAFWDVHLTGGTDARFAPTWDAFSRAHVTLLVRHGLRARALLRRRGYYPRGGGAARIEVQPSALSPLRLEAPARWAISGRVASSQLPDEIGRRLRDASVRELGPGADVTVAGYPALDPGISLALFAEGPLAILCSDALGEKGVPSESVAKACAEPLLADVAAGASVDLHASDQLLVWIALCGGSYRARALTEHASTNARVVEAFLGPRVTIARDGGLVTFAAPSPR